CTTTGGTTTGACGCCAAGACGCTTTCAATCTGGGGAGCATGACAATCCTGGCCGAATATCAAAGGCAGGCGATCGAGATGTTCGTGCGACTCTCTATGCCGCTGCCAACGCATTACTGATGCGAACCATGGCAGGGTCACAGATCAAATCATGGGGCATGCGATTGATGCGCACCAAAGGTCGCCGACGCGCAGTTGTTGCCGTCGCCCGCAAACTTGCCGTTCTGCTCCACCGTATGTGGATCGACGGCAGTGAATTCCATCAGGAACAAGTAGGAGGCACGGCATGACATAAAAGCCAACCACTCAACCTGATGGGATCGTCCAATCCGGACGAGGTCTGTGGATGAAGACGAAAATGTCTGCTGCGCAACTTGAAGCGCGCCGGGAAGCAGGGCTCTCCACAACCGATCCGACACATGCATGCAGCGGCGCCCTTCGAACGCCAAACCAGACTGCGAAGAGAAGCGTGACCCGGACAAACGATCCTTGATCATTCAAAAGAAGGAAAATGAGCTTGACCCAGACACCCAATTAGAGAAGCGGTCATTCGCTGCGGCTTGAACCAATGTCGGCATTGTAGAGCCTCACACGCCGGGGGGACAACGCGCTCGATCAGAACCTACGCCAGATCGCGACCGTGTCGGCGCGTCCCCACCAACACGTTCATTTCTTTACGACCAATGCCGGATGTCTACCTCGCCAATATCGTGTTACATTGACAATGGAATCACGAGGAGGAGCGGGGTTTTGCTGGAACATGCACTTGTTCTGGATTCGTTAGGGGCGCCGATCAGGCACCGGCAGAAAACCCATTCAGCTGATTGGGACGAAGTGGAGGACTTCTGCCGGTCGGTCTATATGCGATATCGGGTGCGGCCTTTGGATCGCTTGTCCCTGCCGGATGCGACCATGATTTCGGCGAAGGCGGGCTGTGTGACCATGACCCGGTTTGCCTACGGCACCGGCATTCACCTTGACCGTTTCGATCCTGATGCCGGAAACATCCTTGTTCTTAACACCCTGCGCGGGGCATTGGATCATCAAACCGATGGTGGCTCTATTGCAACCGCTGCCGGGGAAAGCTTTGTCGTAGATTGCTCCCGAGCCGAATATTGGCTTGAGGGTGATCCCGACCATATGCAGCTGAACCTCACGATCCCGCATCAGGCGATGGTTGATACGGCCGAGAGGTGGTTCGGTTTCGTGCCGGATGACCGCCTGTGGACGAGCCGTGTCAAGATCGGCGGCCCCAACTCAGCCTGGCCCGCGCTTCTCGATTATGCCACCCGTGCCTTAACGCGCGCGGGCGAAGTCTCATCCGACGCAGTCTTGGTGCGGCATATCGAAGAGATGCTTTGCGTCGAACTTCTGCGACAGTGGGCATCGGCCGCTGGGTTGAGCCTTGAGACCGGGGCCCGCTGTGCAGCCCCCGGTTACGTTCGCGCGGCCGAGGAGATCATGGAAGCCGAAGCGCGCGAAGCACCTTCAATCGGCGATGTGGCCAAGCGTGTCGGCGTTTCTGCAAGGACACTGTCCGGCGGATTTCAGAAGTTTCGAGGTATTTCGCCTCGGGCATTCCTCGTGGCGCGGCGGCTTGACGGCTTTCGCCGGGATCTTGAAACTTTGCCAGCCAATGTGACCGTCACCGTGATCGCCGCAGACTGGGGCTTTTCGAACTTCGGCGCTCTGGCCGGCCGGTATCGAGAAAGGTTCGGAGAAACGCCGTCGCAGACGCGTGGTCGGGTCGCACGACGCGTCCGCCCGCACTGACTTCGTTTCCGAAATCGGACAGAACATACCGGTTGCGAACAGCGCGGCCGATCAGTGTTCCGCATTCTTCTCTTCACATCTTCAAGGGAGGAACCAATGAAGGACATCAACCCAAACGATCTGAAAATCCGGTGTGACGCCGTTCTGAACGGACTGGGCACCGGTCCGTCGCGTGTGCCCGGGGTTGTCGCGATGGCAACGGACCGCAATGGCGATATCTACGCCGGCGCGGCCGGAGAGCGGCGGCTGGACGGCGACGCAATGACGGAGGACACGGTCTTCGCCATCTTCTCGACCACCAAGGCAATCGCTGGCACCACAGCCCTGCAATGTGTCGAGGAGGGTTTGTTGGACCTCGATGCGCCTGCGAAAAACTACGCCCCGGCCATCGGTGAGTTGAAGGTGATCGACGGGTTCGACGCGGACGGCACCCCCAGACTGCGCGCCCCCAAAAGTGATGTCACGACCCGCCAACTGATGCTGCACACGGCCGGTTTTGGCTATGATTTCTTTAACGAGACCTATAAGCGCCTCGCCGAAGAGCAGGGCCAGCCCTCTGTCGTCACCGGCAGCCGCGCCTGCATCGAAACCCCGCTGCTATTCGATCCGGGCACGAAGTGGGAATACGGCACGAACATCGACTGGGTCGGACAGGTCGTCGAAGGCATCCGCGGCAAACGCCTGGGCGAGGTTATGAAAGAGAGGATCTTCGACCAGCTCGGCATGCAGGATATCGCCTTTACCCGGACGCCCGACATGAAGGAGCGGACCGCGACCATCCACGCGCGGGGCGAGGATGGCGGGCTGACCCCGATGGACGACTTCGCACTACCTGATGACCCTGAGGTCCACATGGGCGGCCACGGGCTCTACGCGACTGTGCCGGAATACATGAAGTTTATCCGCATGTGGTTGAACGACGGTGCCGGTCCGAACGGGCGGGTCCTGAAACCCGAAACCGTCGAATGGGCCGTGCAGGGCGCACTTGTCCCACCGCAGAAAGTCACCATGCTGCCCGGCGTCATTCCCTCGCTTTCGAATGATGCAGAGTTCTTTCCGGGCATACCCAAGGACTGGTCCTACACCTTCATGGTCAACACCGAAGACGCGTCCACCGGGCGCCCGGCCGGCGCCATCGGCTGGGCCGGGCTGGCGAACAGCTACTATTGGATAGATCGAAAGAATGGGATCGGCGGCTACTGGGCAACGCAGATCCTGCCGTTCGCAGATGGGGTCTCCTTTCCAGGGTATATGGATTTCGAGAGCGCGGTCTACGCGGCCCTCTCGGGGCAATAACGGCATTTTCCTGCTATGCCAAAGGGCGGGGCGCATGCGCGCCCCGTCGGACTTGCCGGTTTTCACGCCTTAGATAGGTTATGAGATAAAGAAGCCATTGGACGGGTTTGGACCGAACGTCCGCTAAGGGCCGACTTTACCTTTTTTCCTTTTCGAAGTCAGCCGTCTTCGACCTGCCGCCAGAACCCGGATTTACGCGGATGATCCGCCTTCAATCCGTCGCGGTAGGTCGCGTGATCTAGCATTTCGACGGGTCGGATGGCATCCGCGTCATTGGCAAGCAATGTCAGTATCGCAAGGTATTTCGCACCATGGCCGTAGGCTTTGGAGCGCGCCTTGCTTAGGATGTCGTCAAGCAGGGCGCGGTAGAGGATTGTGGCCGCGAGCGGGTGATCGTGTTCGAGCAGGGATGCGATTTTGGGAAGGATGTGCCAGTCGCCGCCTTTCCAGTGTTGGCGATTGGTGACAATCAGGTTGGCGGCCAGATCTAGGCGCGGCCAGTCAAGAAAGAATTGCAGCGCGCTTTCGGGATTGGCATGTTTGCGAGCGACCGCACAAGCGCGATCCTCGGTTTCCATATCCTTGAAATCAGGCAGACCTTTCAGATAGTCCCTCAGGATGTCCGCCGAAAGCCGGATTTCGAAACACCGCCACCTTAGCGCTTGTGCTGCCGGCCGGTCACCCAAAGCCTCAAGGATTCGCGCCTCCAATGCGACCCGCCGGGGTGACAGCTCGTCATCTTCGCCAAAGCTGCGCCGCCCCGGTTTGCGCACCCAGTCCAGCGCCTCCGCCGCGCGCCCGGCTCCAAGCAACGCTTCGGCAATCCCCAGCGTGTCCTGCATATGCGGCTTCTTTGCTGCCTCCAGTGCGACCAGCAGGTCCAGATCGCCGCGCTCCAAGGCAATGGTCTGTCGCATCTCTGCCCATTGCCCTGTCATGGAATAAAGCCAACCGTCGGATTGCTGCGCCGCTTCCTCGGCCCTTCTCTCGGCGATGGCCGCGGTCAACTCCGCGTCCCAGCGGGTAAGTGTATCTTGCGGCAAATGCGGTGCCACGGCATTGGTCATATCGGTCAGGTAACCATGGGTGGTTTCGCCAAGCGCGGCCATGATCTTGTCCGGCAACAGGTCAGCGTCATCCGCCGCCAGTTCCGGCGCGAGGACACCAATGTCATGGATCGCCCCATAGTAGACACCCTGCACCCGACCCGAGGAATCGTCGACCCGCTCGAAGACCTGCTTATGGGTCGCGACAAAGCGCAAAAGCCGGTCCATCGCCAGCGCCGCGGAAGCTGGCCCCAGTTCGGATGTGATCGTATCTGTCAGGCTGCGCAGATCGTCAGCAAACCCCCGCGCCTTGTCCCAATCAACGAAACTCTTCGCCCGTGCCGGCCCGGAAAGCCGCCTGTCGATCAGCTTGGCAATCGCCTCCGCCCCCCCCCCGCCCGGCCAGCGCCGCCTTGACCTGCCGCCGGAACCCGGCATTGCGCGCGGCCTCCGCCAGCACCAGCCGCGCGAGCGTGTTGGCGCCGAAGTCTTTCAGTGTGTCGATCGAAAGCGCGGGTTTGCGGGCCATGGTGTGTCAGCCGAACAAAAGGACATAGTGCCGTAAATGCCGGTCTTAGAGGCCGCTGGCAAGGCGCAGTCTAGCCCAACAGCTCCTCAATAAAATCCTCCTGCCGGTCGAGCGCCGCCTCCCATTCCTTCGGCACAGCCGCTTCCCGCTCCAGCGTCTCGGGCTCTGGCTGCCCACGCCCAGCCTCCATCGCCATCACGCTCATCGCGCGCGCCTCGCGGCGCTGCGAGCGATCCCGGACTGGCGCGCGTTCGGCTGGTTTCGCCTGGTCGTCTGAGCCGGTCTCGCCACCACCATCGCTCCCCCATGGCCCCACACCCTGAACGCTCGGCGGATAGGGGAAGGGCTTGCCCTCCTGGCGGGCCAGCATCGCCTTGAAGATAGGATCGTCGTAATACTTGATCCGGCTCGCTTTGATCGGATGCTGCGGCGAGGCGAGGATGATCACCTCGTCGGGGTCCATCAGGCGCGCTTCGGTCTCGGAGAGGAGCGGCCGCTCTTCCAGGCGCGCCGAGGTCGAAGTCGCACCAAGGAAACCCTTGTTGCGTCCATACATGCGGGTCACCGCCTCGCGGGTCGTGCTGCCGACGGCTGCGGAGACCTCCTTCACCGTGCGCTGGTCGCGCGGTGTGATGTAGAGCTTGAGCCCTGCCCCATTCTCGAGGCTCTCGCGGCCCTCCGGCCCGTAGATCCGGTCGAGCGAGGCCAGCGACTGCGCGATCATCGCGACGCGGCCGCCATAACTTGCCAGCGAATGGATCGCGCGTTCGAGATAGGGCATCGCGCCATCTGCTGGAATTCGTCGATCATCATCATGACCGGCCAAGGCTCATCCGGGCCAGGCTCGTTCAGGCGGATCGACGCGATGAGATCGGCGAACATCAGGCGCAGGAGCGGGGCGAGGGTCGCGATGTGATCCTCGGAGACGGCGATATAGAGCGACTGCGGGGTCTTCCGGAAGGTGGAGAAATCGAAGTCGCTCGCATCGGTGGCCGAGCGCACCGCCGGGTTGT
The DNA window shown above is from Ruegeria sp. SCSIO 43209 and carries:
- a CDS encoding AraC family transcriptional regulator, coding for MLEHALVLDSLGAPIRHRQKTHSADWDEVEDFCRSVYMRYRVRPLDRLSLPDATMISAKAGCVTMTRFAYGTGIHLDRFDPDAGNILVLNTLRGALDHQTDGGSIATAAGESFVVDCSRAEYWLEGDPDHMQLNLTIPHQAMVDTAERWFGFVPDDRLWTSRVKIGGPNSAWPALLDYATRALTRAGEVSSDAVLVRHIEEMLCVELLRQWASAAGLSLETGARCAAPGYVRAAEEIMEAEAREAPSIGDVAKRVGVSARTLSGGFQKFRGISPRAFLVARRLDGFRRDLETLPANVTVTVIAADWGFSNFGALAGRYRERFGETPSQTRGRVARRVRPH
- a CDS encoding serine hydrolase, producing the protein MKDINPNDLKIRCDAVLNGLGTGPSRVPGVVAMATDRNGDIYAGAAGERRLDGDAMTEDTVFAIFSTTKAIAGTTALQCVEEGLLDLDAPAKNYAPAIGELKVIDGFDADGTPRLRAPKSDVTTRQLMLHTAGFGYDFFNETYKRLAEEQGQPSVVTGSRACIETPLLFDPGTKWEYGTNIDWVGQVVEGIRGKRLGEVMKERIFDQLGMQDIAFTRTPDMKERTATIHARGEDGGLTPMDDFALPDDPEVHMGGHGLYATVPEYMKFIRMWLNDGAGPNGRVLKPETVEWAVQGALVPPQKVTMLPGVIPSLSNDAEFFPGIPKDWSYTFMVNTEDASTGRPAGAIGWAGLANSYYWIDRKNGIGGYWATQILPFADGVSFPGYMDFESAVYAALSGQ
- a CDS encoding DUF6880 family protein — translated: MAKLIDRRLSGPARAKSFVDWDKARGFADDLRSLTDTITSELGPASAALAMDRLLRFVATHKQVFERVDDSSGRVQGVYYGAIHDIGVLAPELAADDADLLPDKIMAALGETTHGYLTDMTNAVAPHLPQDTLTRWDAELTAAIAERRAEEAAQQSDGWLYSMTGQWAEMRQTIALERGDLDLLVALEAAKKPHMQDTLGIAEALLGAGRAAEALDWVRKPGRRSFGEDDELSPRRVALEARILEALGDRPAAQALRWRCFEIRLSADILRDYLKGLPDFKDMETEDRACAVARKHANPESALQFFLDWPRLDLAANLIVTNRQHWKGGDWHILPKIASLLEHDHPLAATILYRALLDDILSKARSKAYGHGAKYLAILTLLANDADAIRPVEMLDHATYRDGLKADHPRKSGFWRQVEDG
- a CDS encoding DUF6880 family protein — encoded protein: MARKPALSIDTLKDFGANTLARLVLAEAARNAGFRRQVKAALAGRGGGGGDCQADRQAAFRAGTGEEFR